The following are encoded in a window of Rhizobium sp. WYJ-E13 genomic DNA:
- a CDS encoding metallophosphoesterase, with product MRFAAIADIHGNYPALDAVLADIAAQGITDIVNLGDCFSGPLEAGKVADRLLSLSIPTVRGNHDRYLIEGPPEEMHISDAAAYAQLGAAHFDWLRSLPVDLVYRDEIYLCHATPHDDNLYWLDMAVADGSVVLRPQAEIEALAEGIESPLILCGHTHIPRMAALSGGRLIVNPGSVGGPAYDDDKPYPHKVETGHAMASYAVLEKSASGWTAQFRNLRYDNMAMSVLAEANGRPEWASALATGRMPQSY from the coding sequence ATGCGTTTTGCCGCTATTGCCGATATCCATGGCAACTATCCGGCACTGGACGCCGTGTTGGCTGACATCGCTGCCCAAGGGATTACAGATATCGTCAATCTCGGCGATTGTTTCAGCGGTCCGCTGGAGGCGGGCAAGGTGGCGGATCGTCTGCTATCGCTCTCCATTCCGACCGTGCGCGGCAATCACGACCGCTATCTGATCGAAGGACCGCCGGAGGAGATGCATATCTCGGATGCCGCCGCCTATGCGCAGCTTGGTGCAGCTCATTTCGATTGGCTGCGGTCGCTACCGGTCGACCTGGTCTACCGGGATGAGATCTATCTCTGCCATGCAACGCCTCATGACGATAACCTCTACTGGCTGGATATGGCCGTTGCCGACGGCAGCGTGGTGCTCAGGCCGCAGGCGGAGATCGAAGCGCTGGCGGAAGGTATCGAAAGCCCGTTGATCCTGTGTGGCCACACGCATATTCCCCGTATGGCAGCACTTTCCGGCGGCCGTCTTATCGTCAATCCCGGCAGTGTCGGCGGTCCCGCCTATGACGATGACAAACCCTATCCGCACAAGGTCGAAACCGGCCACGCAATGGCGAGTTATGCGGTGTTGGAAAAATCGGCCAGCGGATGGACGGCGCAATTCCGCAATCTCCGATACGACAACATGGCCATGTCGGTCTTGGCAGAAGCCAATGGCCGCCCGGAATGGGCATCCGCGCTCGCGACTGGCCGGATGCCGCAATCTTACTGA